In the Aythya fuligula isolate bAytFul2 chromosome 8, bAytFul2.pri, whole genome shotgun sequence genome, one interval contains:
- the CMPK1 gene encoding UMP-CMP kinase, protein MKPVVVFVLGGPGAGKGTQCARIVEKYGYTHLSAGDLLRDERKRPGSQYGELIENYIKEGEIVPVEITISLLKRAMDQTMAANSQKNKFLIDGFPRNEDNLQGWNKTMDGKADVSFVLFFDCDNEICIGRCLERGKSSGRSDDNRESLEKRIHTYLQSTKPIIDLYERMGKVRKVDASKSVDEVFEKVVQIFDKEG, encoded by the exons atgaAGCCCGTCGTCGTTTTCGTCCTCGGCGGGCCCGGGGCGGGCAAGGGGACGCAGTGCGCTCGCATCGTCGAG AAATACGGCTACACACACCTTTCTGCTGGCGACCTCCTTCGAGACGAACGAAAAAGGCCGGGCTCACAGTATGGAGAACTCATTGAGAACTACATTAAGGAGGGAGAAATCGTACCAGTTGAAATAACAATCAGCTTGTTGAAGAGG GCTATGGATCAAACAATGGCTGCTAATTCTCAGAAGAACAAGTTCTTGATTGATGGATTTCCCAGAAATGAAGATAATCTTCAAGGCTGGAATAAGACTATGGATGGAAAGGCGgatgtttcttttgttctgttttttgatTGCGACAACGAG ATATGTATTGGTCGCTGTCTTGAAAGAGGCAAGAGCAGTGGTAGAAGCGATGATAATCGAGAGAGTCTGGAAAAAAG AATTCATACATATCTGCAGTCTACTAAGCCTATAATAGACTTATATGAGAGAATGGGAAAAGTCAGAAAAGTGGATGCCTCTAAATCTGTTGATGAA gTTTTTGAAAAAGTTGTACAAATTTTTGACAAAGAAGGCTAA